The Lebetimonas natsushimae genomic sequence TGCAGCAGGTGAATCTCCAACTCATCCGGGATATAATATAAACGCAGACACAGCGGCCAGTGAAATAGCCAGTAGCATAGGGGCTAAAAGGGTTATATTTTTAACAGATACCCCGGGAGTTTTGGATAAAAATAAAAAATTATTGTCATCCCTTACAAAAAAAGAGATTGACAATTTAAAAGCTGATGGTACAATTGCCGGCGGTATGATTCCAAAAGTTGATGCAGCGCTTAGAGCAGTTGAAAAAGGTGTGGAAAAAGCACATATTATTGACGGACGAGTGGAGCATTCAATTTTGCTGGAACTCCTTACAAGTGAGGGGATTGGAACTGAAATTAAAAATTAAAAATGTAAAGTGAAAATGAAAAATGGATAATGGAGAATTGAAAATTGGTAAAGAATTAAAAAATAAGGAGTGAAGTTGGTTAATGTTTTAATAGGTCTTTACGGGCTTTATATTTTTATAAAAATTGTTTTGGAAATCAGGGAAGTTTTTTATATTAAAAAAGTTTTTCCCGAAATTGTTTCATTTATGGATGTTGAGGATTATAAAAATGCCGCTTTTTATGCAATATACAAACACACTTTAAATATTTTTAATGCATTAATCAGTATGTTTTTGGTTGTATTATGGATGAGTGGAGGTCTTTTTATTATTAATTTTCTGTTGTATAAGGGAACAATGCTCAGCGAACTGGAAATATTATTGATGTTTTTTGCAATTAATTATGTTTTGACTCTTCCAATTAATATCTGGGAAAAACAGATAGATAAAAAATTTGGATTTAATGTAGCGCCCTGGAAACTGTTTTTTGTAGACGAAATTAAAAAAATTATATTATTTTTGGTTTTAGGAGGAGCATTTTTTGCAGGACTTATCTATTTTATAGAACATTTCAAAAACTGGTGGATTATAGGGTTTATTTTTACTTTTACAATGGTAATTTTAATAAATATTCTATATCCGATATTCGCAAGTATGTTTAATAAATTTGAGCCTCTCAAAGATGAAGAGCTTAAAAATGATATCGAAAAGTTGATGGGAAAAGTTGGGTTTAAATCAAATGGTATTTTTGTAATGGATGCAAGTAAAAGAGATACAAGGCTCAATGCTTATTTTGCGGGACTTGGGAAAAGTAAAAGGGTTGTATTATTTGATACATTACTTAAAAAACTTAATAAGAATGAAATTTTGGCAGTACTCGGGCATGAACTCGGACATTTTAAACATAAAGATATTTTAAAAAATATCGCTGTTGTAGGTGTTATGCTTTTTATTGTTTTTGCAATTTTTGGAAATTTGCCAGATAGCCTTTTTAAAGAACTTCATATCCCAAAAACCGGAGTGAATATCATTATATTGGCACTGCTTTTTATGGATATGATTATGTTTATATTTCAACCATTTGTGAATTTAATAAGCCGTCACAATGAATTTGAGGCAGATGAAATGGGAAGTGAGCTTGTAAGTAGCAAAGCTTTAGCAAGCGCTCTTAAAAAACTTGTAAATGAAAATAAACATTTTCCACATGTAAGCAGACTTTATTCGTTTATTTATTATTCACATCCACCAATTCTAGAGAGACTTGAAAAATTAGAAAAGGTTAAAAATGAAAGTACTGATAACAGGAATAAGTAGGGGAATTGGGGCAGGGCTTGTGGAAGAATATTTAAATAGGGGTGATGAAGTTTATGGGATAGGAAGAAGCTGCCCTTTTGATATTCCTTTTTATAAGATTGATTTAACAAATATTGAAAATTTATATAAAGCAATTGATTCATTTGATATAAATTTTGATTTGGCAGTCCTAAATGCCGGAATTTTAGGGGAGATTAAGTTACTTAAAGAATGGAGCGTAAAAGAATTACAGGATATTTTTATGGTAAATGTCTGGAGTAATAAAGTTTTAGTTGATTTATTAGATGGCAAAGTAAAGAAAATTGTAATAATGAGCAGCGGAGCAGCTGTAAACGGAAATCCGGGCTGGGGAGGATATGCCCTTAGTAAATGTGCGGTTAATATGATGGTAAGTATTTATTCAAAGGAGATTAATACTCCAATTTTTGCAGTGGCTCCCGGAGTAATTGATACTGATATGGTAAGAAAAGTAATTTCGGCTGACAGGGGAAAATTCAGCTCAGTTGTAAGAGTTGATAAAAGCAGGGTTGAATTAGAAATAGGAGTTGAAAGGCTTGTTAAACTTTTTGATAATCTTGATAAATTTGAAAGCGGTTCTTTTATAGATATAAGAAATGTCGAATTTATTTAATACAATTATTTTAGGGGGAGGTGCCAGCGGGCTTTTTTTAGGGAGTCTGCTAAGAAAAAATTATTTAATAATTGAACATAATAAGGAAATCGGGGCTAAAATAAAAGTTAGTGGCGGCGGAAAGTGTAATATCACAAATAAAATTGTAAGCGAAAATAATTACAGAGGCGATAAAGAGTTAGTAAAAAAAACATTAAACAGATTTTCAAATAAAAATTTGTTAAATTGGCTTAAAAATAATAATTTAGAAGTAATTGAAGCTAAAAAGAATCAATATTTTTTTAAAAGTTCTGAAGTTTTAGTGAGTTTTTTTAAAAGAAATGTAAAGAATATATATAAAGCTAAAATTGTTGAAGTCAAGTTTGAAAATGATAAATTTAAAGTTGTAACCGATAAAAAAATTTTTTATGCAAAAAACGTGGTCGTGGCTACCGGCGGAATTAGTTTTAGAAAACTGGGAGCCAGTGATATTGGGTATAGGATAGCTGAGAGTTTTTCTCATTCAATTATACCTCCTCGCCCGTCACTTGTAAGGTTTACTGTTCAAAGGAGTGAAAGCTGGTTTAAAAATTTAAGCGGGGTTGGTTTTGGGGCTGAGGTTAGTGTAGGTGATAAAAAATTTAAGCAAAATATTCTTTTTTCCCACAAAGGTATAACAGGACCGGCAATACTTAATGCGTCTTTATGGTGGGATAAAGGAAAGATTATAATTAATTTTTTAAAAAAAGATGTTTTTTCTTATTTTAAAAATCCAAATAAACAAATCTCAACCCAGCTTCCTCTTCCAAAAAGATTTGTTAAAGAGTTTTTAATTTCACAAAATCTCAAAGATAAAAAAATAAAAGAGCTAAAACCCTCAGAAAAAGAAAAATTAAGGTTATTGAATAGTTATGAATTTGCACCGGCAGGAACTTTTGGATTAGAGAGGGCCGAGGTTACAAAAGGCGGGGTTAATACAAATGAGCTAAGTGTTTTTTTAGAAAGTAAATTTCAAAAAGGACTTTATTTTGCAGGTGAAGTTGTTGATATAACGGGTGAGCTTGGAGGGTATAATTTTCAGTGGGCATTTAGCTCTGCTTATAGTGTATATTTAGGTATAATTTCGCTCAAAAAAGGCGAAAATGAAACATATTGAACTGCTTAATTTAATATGTAAACACAGAAAAATAATTGATTTAGCCTATAAACAGAAAAAACTCCTCTCAGTTCCAGAGCCTCTTGTAGAAATTGGCCTTTTTAATAAAATCGGGGGATTTTATTATATTAATGAAATTTATTTAAATTTTGTAGACACCCTGCTTAGCCGTGCGGATTTAAGCTATATTGCAGAAGATTTTGAAAAAGAGTTTAGGAAACTCCTTGAATATAAAAATGAATATCAGTTTAAAAAAACTTCGGTGCTTTATGATTTGATAATTTCACTTGTCACAAAAATTTATCAGGGAATGAAAAACAGGGATAAAAGGGTTTTGGCTTTAATTGAAAATTTTGAAAAAGATGAAGAGTCCAATCTTGATTTTTTAATAAATGAAGCTAAAAAAATTTTACTTGATATTGAAGAAATTATGCAAAAAAATGAAACTATTTATAATCTGTTTGAAGAGTTTTTGAAATTTCAAGAGTTTGAAAATTTAATAAAAGATATTTTGGTTGATATTACCGCTTTGAATCAAAATATTGATTCATACCTTAAAAGACTCAGAGAATTTATAACCCAGACTGAGAAAAAAAGAAGATTTAATCAAAAACTTTTTAAAATTGCCAATATGATATTAAATGAAGATGTTAAAATTGATAATTTCCTTACAACCAAAAAATTTGTAAATAAACAAAAAATAGAGGTCTTTCCTGACAGTGCATATATGGATTATGAAAAGGCAGTTAAAGTTATAGGAAAATTTACAAAAGAAAAAAAAGTAAAAAAATCAAAAGTCAAAAAAGATATAAAAGAGGTAATAGAACTTATCAATTTAAAGCAGCTGCTTGAATATATAAAAGGCAGCGATGATATATTCAAAAGTATTATTGAATATCTGCCAAGGATTGACAGGGAGCTTATTAATGAAAGTGTAAGGGTTTTTGTTTATATACTTAACCATTATGACAGGGAAATTGAATATAAAAAAGGGTATAATGAATATAATGTAAGGATTGTTAAATGGAAAGCATAGTGTTTGATGTTTTAAGCAAAGGAATAATTGTTTCTACCAATTCGTCTAAATATAAAGAAGTAGCTGCATATCTGCTAGATGAAGAAAATTTTCATAATTTTAATTCATTGGTATCAAAACTTGGATTTTATCTGGTGGGGGAAAACGGATATTTTTATTTATCAAAAGAGTTAAATTCTACTGAAGAAGAAAAATTTTTTAATTCTCATAAGCAGATAATTTTGGCAATTGCCCAGTTAAAAAAAGTATTCATTCATTTAGATAAAGGGCATAAAATTAAAAAAAGTGAATTTATAAAAAGATTTGATTCTAAAAAGGATGAAAAAATTATAAAAGCGCTTTTTGATAAAAATGATTTAATGGAAATCACAGATAAACTTTTTAATATGTTGGAGAAAAATTTTGTGCTTGAATCAAAAAGTACTGATGAATATGTGGTTTTAAATTCAATTAATTATTATCTTGATATTGTAAATTCTATAAGCGAGGTAGGTGATGAATAAAATATATTTTTTTAATGCGGCTAATTTTAATTTTGCCGAGATTGATTTAAAAAAGAAAAATGTATTTTTTGTAGGAGATAACGGAAGCGGTAAAACCACGGCAATCAGGGCAATTCATTATTATTACAATTCAGATATGAAAGCTTTGGGAATTGACCCAAATAAAGAGAGTTTTAAAGATTTTTATTTCAAATATGACAATTCTTTTATTGTGTATGAATTTGATGATTATTTTGTATTGATGTATAAAAGAAGAGGTGAGATTAAAAAAAGGTTCAGCCATCAAAAATTTGATATAAACCGTGTTTTAAAAGGTGATGAAATAGTCCCTCTTGAAGAAGTGATAAATTATGCAAAAGAGGCTGGAAGTTATATGCCTCAAACTAACGATGAATTTAAAAAAATTATTTATGGACTTGATAGAAGGCATCTTGATTTTAAACTGACTTCAATTAAAAATTATAATACGTTTATAAACCTTTATAATAAAATATTTAATGTAAATAAAGCCGTATTTGATGCTAAAAGTATAAAAGAGACTATTTTTACTACACTTGATAGAATAGAAGCCGGTGAGATTGAATATGAGGATTTTTTAGAAAGAGTTAATAATTTCAGGCAATATTTTATTTTTTATAAATCTTTTAAATTGCAAGAAAGTAATATTGAAAAATTGTACTTGCTAAAAAATGATTTAATAAAGCTCCAGGAAGAAATAAATGATTTAATTAAAAAAATTTCATATAAAAAAGAGATTGAAGAAAAAGAAGTAGATAAAATAATTGAAAAAATAGGTTTACTAGAAAAAAGAAAAAGAAATCTAAATAAAATAATCGGACTTTTGGATAAAAAAATAAAAAATTATATAAACTGTTTTGATAAAGAGATATTAAAATTAAACTCTCAACTAGAGGAGATTAATAAATTAAAAGAAAAATTTTCTTTAGAAAAACTTCAAAAAGTTGAAAATAAAGTAAATAAAAAAGAGGAGATTAATTCAAAGCTGATTATATTTAAAACCTCTTTAAATGAGTTAATGAAAGGTATAAAATCCCAGGTAGATGAAATAGAAGAAGCTATTAATAGACTTAAAAGAGAAATAAGAATTTTAAAAGAAGAGATAAAAGCAGAGGAAATAAGACTCAAAAGAAATTTGGAAGAAATGTATCAGCAAAAAATAGAAGAAAAAAATGAAGAATTTATAAAAAGAGAAAAAGAATTAATAGAAAATATAGAAAAATTGGAAAAAGAAACTGAAAATTTTGTAGAAAAAAGAAATGTTTATCAAAAAGAGCTAAACGATGTTTCATTTAAGTACAGGGAAATTGAAAATGATTTAAAAAAAGAATTTGAAAACAGATTTAATGAGTTAAATAACGAAATTAAAAATTTAAAAAGAGAAAAAGAAAATTTAGAAGATGAAAATTATAAATTAAAAAGAATTCTTAAAAAATTAAAAGATGAATTAAATGAAAATATTGAAAAGACAGAAATTTATTATAAAAAAGAATTAAGTGAAATTGATAAAAAAATAACCTTTTATCAAAATATTTTAAAAACAAAACCAAATTCGTTTAAAGAATTTTTAGCTCAAAATGTGGAAAACTGGGAAGAAGAACTTTACCCTGTAATTGATGAGAATCTGCTTAATATGGATATAAACGAGCTAAAACCAAAAGTTGTAAGTGAAAGAATTTTTGGAATTGAATTAAATAAAGCTGTTTTGAAATCTATTCCCACAATGAAAGAAGCCGAAGAAGAAATAGAAAAGCTTAATGATCTAAAGACTGCTTTAAATGAAGAAAAAATTCAAAAAATAAATATCTTAAAAAAAGATTATGAATCAAAAGAAATTGAAATTACTTCGCAAATTGAGGTTAATAATGAAAAAATAAAAGAGATTGAAGAAAAAATAGAACTTCTTGAAAATGAAAAAAATGAATTAAATAAAAAATTACAAAAAGATTTAGAAAAATTAAAAAATAAAAAAAATGAAGAAGAAAAACTTATAAAAATAAATATTTCAAAAACTGAAGCTGTTATTAAAGATTTGAGAGATAAAATTGAAAATATCCGAAGAGAGATAAAAAGAAATAAAAAAGAGTTAGAAAATATTAAAAAAGAACTTTTAAAACAAAAAGAAAAAGAATTTATTGAAAAAAAAGAGATATTAAAAAAAGAATACAAAGAAAAAGAGAAGTTGAAAAATGAAAAAATTAATGAGCTTACTCAAAAAAAAGAAAAAATTTCAAAAGATGAAAGAATAATTGAACTCCAAAAAGAGATAGAAAATTTAAAAAATAAACTAAAAGAAATAGAAAAAGCTGAATATTTCTTAAGAGAATATAATGAAAAAAAAGAATTTATTGAAAAATTGCCTGTTATTAAAGAAAATATAGGAAAATTTGAGACTTACAAACAGAGAATTAATCAAACTTATGAAAAACTATATAAAAAATTAAATAATAAAATAAACAAAACTGAAATAAATATAAATGAATTGAATAAAAAACTTGAAATAATAAAAGAGGGATTAAAAAAAGTATCCGGCTTAAATTTAAGTGATGAAAAAATAGAAACTAATGAATATTTAAGCAATTTGGTTGATGAATATAAATTAAAAGATGGCGAATTTAGGGATAAGAAACTCAGTTTTAAAGAAGTTGCAAGTAAAATTAAAACTGCGCTTAATAGATTTGCAATAACCGGACTAGAAGTCAATTTTAATATAGAAAAACTCTCAGACTTAATCAAAGACGAGCTTGAAAAAGTGGACGAGCTTTATTTATTTAAAAATAAAAAATTTGAAGTATTGAATAAAACGAGATTAAAAGAACTTAAAAACCTTTTAGGAGGACTTCTTGAAAAAAGACTTGATAATTTTGAAAGAAGTAAGGAAGATTTTATAAATCAGGTAAGAAGAATCAATCAGAATCTCTCAAAAGTAAATTTTGGAATAATCAGAAATATAAAAATTGAATTGGAAGAAAATAAAAAAAGTGTTTTAAAAATTTTTGAGAATATAAAAAAAGATATTGATGAATTATTAGAATTTTTAGCGGAAGAATCGTTGTTTTTTGATAATATTATGAGTGAAAGAAAACTCAAAAAAATTGAAGAAGCATTTAATACAATTAAAAAAGAGATAAATAAAGAGAGTTTTTCATTAATAGATGTTGTTGATATTAATGTCAAATTTATTGAAAATGAAAAAGAAAACACCCTGAAAGTCATTAAAAATGAAAGTTCTACCGGTGGTAGTATTCTCCTAAAAATTGCAATTGCCGTAAGTTTGCTTGAACTGTTTATAAAAGAAAAAGCGGATTTATTTTTGATCTTAGACGAGGTCAGTGTACTTTCTACCAAAAATCAAAAACTGCTTAAAGAATATGTAAACGAAAGAGGACTAGGGGTGATTTATGTAACGCCTGATTTGCCTCTTGTGGATGTAGAGGGAATTGATATTTATAAATTCAGAAATATTGGCGGTGAATTTGAGGTAGTAAAACTTATAGCAGATGATGGGATAAAAATTGAAAATTAAAGATGCTTTGAAATTAAAAAATGGAGATTATATTTTAGAAAAAATACTAAATAAAGATAAAGTCTGGCTTTTTTTAAATGATGATAAAAAGATCCCAAAAGAGTTTTTTGAAATATATGAGAAAGTAGAAAGCGGATATCCTATTGAATATATTTTTAATGAAGTTTATTTTTACGGAGATAAATTTTTCATAAAAGAGGGCGTTTTAATTCCAAGAGATGATACTGAGGTTGTGGTTGAAAGGGCGATAAAATTAATTAATAAATTGAAAATTGAAAATGGAAAATTAAAGGTAATAGACTGTTGCACAGGAAGCGGGGTAATTGCAATTGAAATTGCAAAACACACAAATGCTACAGTAATAGCTACTGATATAAATGAAATTGCCCTTGAAGTTGCCAAAAAGAATGCAAAGCTGCATAATGTAGAGGCTGAATTTAAAAAATGCGATTTATTTAATGAATGTGCCGATGTTTTGATTGCAAATCCCCCTTATGTAGAAATTACTCATAAAAAGCCAAATGACTACGAGCCGGACGAAGCGTTTTACGGGGGAGTTGACGGGCTTGATATAGTTAAAAAAATTATTTTAAAAGCAAAAAAAATGAATTTTAAAGCTTTGGTTTTGGAAATTGGCTATAATCAACAATTATTATTAACAAAATTTTTAAAAGAACAAAATATTAATAATTTTGAATTTTTTAAAGATCTGGCAGGAAATATAAGGGGAGTAGAAATTATTTTAGATGAAAATAGTTAGTTATTCCATCAAGAAACATTTGAACTGAAAGAGCAATTAATAACATTCCCATTAATTTTTCTGCAGCGTTAAAAAATTTATACGGTATAAATTCAGCTAAATAAGTGAAAAAAAGTATTATAAGTGAGGTTAAAGTCCAGGCAATAATTGATGCAATGAATAAAATATTAAAATCATAATTATTTGATAATAATAAAAGCACTGCAAGCAGTGACGGCCCCGCTATCATTGGAATGGCAATCGGAACTATCAGTAAATCGTTTTTATCCGTAAATTCCGTTTCATTTGAGGAAAAAATCATTTTTATTGCTATTAAAAATAAAATTATTCCTCCTGCAATTGATACTGATGCTTCGCTGAGTCCAAAAAACTCTAAAATTTTTTTGCCAAAAAGAATAAAAATGAAAATTAAGAATAGAGATATTAATAATTCTCTTATAAGAATTTTAAGTTTTGTTTTTTTATCATACTGTTTTAATAAGGATATTAATACCGGTAAATTCCCGAATGGATCCATTATTAAAAAAAGTGTAAGTGTTATTTTTAAAATCATTTTTCTAATTTTTCATTCATTTTTATATATTCGGGTCTTGTTTCGACACACTGCATAGCCGGCGATGTATTTGTATTGTCTCTAAAAATTACAACACAGTGCATTCTCGGGTAACCCTGAGTGTCAAATTCATATACCCTCGGATTAACCCCTGAAGCTTCAATTGTATACGAAAGAGTGTTAACAGTTTTTTTGAAAATTCCAACTATTGTGTTCCAGTTAAAAGCAAAACTGAAATTAATAAAAATTGCAATAAATATTATCTTTTTCATATTGTGCCTTTTTGATATAATTATATATAAAAAAAGGCAATAATGGATATTAATAAACTCCTTAATTCCAAAGGGAGACTTTTAACTGAAATTTATTTTGAACTCCAAAAATATTATGATGAAATTTATCCAAACGCTGTTGTTTTAATGGAGGTAGGGACGTTTTTTGAAACATATGAGGCTGAAGGTATAGGGAAAGCTAGAGAAATTGCAAATGTTTTAAATATTCAGCTTACCAAAAAAAACAAATCCATTCCCGAAATTGATAAAAAAAATCCTTTAATGGCCGGATTTCCCAATCATGCACTTGATAGGTATCTTGAAAAACTGATTGATGAAAATAAATACACGCTAATTCTCATAAAACAAAAAGGTACTCCTCCAAATGTAAAAAGATATCTATCAGAAATAATATCCCCGGGGGTTAATCTTGAATATTCTAAAACATACGAAAATTATGTAACTTCAATAATTATAGAAAAATATTCAGCTTATCATGTGGGGTTTGCAAATATTGATGTAAATACGGGAAAAAGTTATATTTATGAAAATTACTCCACAAAAGATGACCCAAGTTTTGCCTTGGATGAATTATTTAGACTTTTGCAGACCTATAGATCAAATGAAATTATTTTAACTCTTAAAAATGTTGACTGCGATGAAATAGTAAATTATCTGGAACTTAGCGGAAAAAATATAATTATCAACAGAGCAAGAATGAATATAAATTACCAAAATGAAATTTTTAAAAATGTTTACAATATTAATTCTCTTCTAAGCCCCATTGAAATCATGAATTTGGAAAAATACCCTCTAATTACAGAAGCTCTTGGAATTTTACTTGAATTTGTAATAGCCCATAATAATGAACTTATTAAACATATTCAACTGCCGGTTTTAATAGAAGATGAAAATTTTGTATATCTAGGTAACAATCCTATAAAACAGCTTGAAATTGATAAAGTTTTAAAACTTATAGATAAAACAAAAACTCCAATGGGGAAAAGGTTAATAAAAGAAAGACTTTATAATCCTATAAAAGACGAAGAAGAGCTTAATAAAAGATATAAAGCTGTAAGTTTTATGCTAAACAGATATCACGAATTTGAAGAACTGCTCAAAAATATTTATGATTTGGAAAAAATCGACAGAAAAATAAAATTAAAACGTCTTCATCCTTTTGAACTTAATTTTTTGGTAAGTTCTTTGAAATCTTGCAGTGATATATATTTAAAACTTAAAAAAAGAACAACTAAGATTGATAATTATTTAAATTATATAGAGCGTCAATTTGATTTGGAAAAGGTAAATGTAAAACTTGAAGATATTAAAGAAAGTTTTTTTAAAGACGGGGTTGATAAAGAATTAGATGAGCTTAATAATGAAAAAAAATATTATGTTAATCAACTTTTAAAATTAAAAGAAAATATAGAAAGCTTAGGGGATGTAAAGGTAGAAATCAATAAATTGGAAAAAGAGGGGTTTTATTTATCTCTTACAAAAAACAGATTTAATTTAATTAAAGATAAATTTTTAAACAGTTTTTTAGAAATTGATAATAAAACACTGTTTTTTAAAGATTTGAAAATAAAAAATTTAACAAACAGTGTAAAGATTACAGGAGAAATTATAGATGAAATCAGTGATAAAATTTTGGCACTTGAAAATAAAATTATTAAAAAAACTTTTAAGCTGTATTTAAAAACTTTAAATGAAATGAATCGGGAATTTGATATTTTAAATAATCTATCAAATGAAATTGCCAAAATTGATGTGGCTGTGAGCAGTGCAAAAATTGCTAAAAAATTTAATTATTTTAAACCTAAAATTTCCAATAAAAGAGCAGTCTTTAAAGATTTACGTCATCCGTTAATAGAAATTAACCAGGAAAACGGGATATATGTACCAAATAATATTGATTTTAATGAATATGACGGAATGCTTTTATATGGAATAAACAGTTCTGGTAAAAGCTCACTTATGAAAAGTGTCGGAATTGCTCTCTTTTTGGCTCAGAGTGGATTTTTTGTTCCGGCTGAAATGGAGTATAAACCGGTTGACGGCATTTTTACAAGGATTGAAGCAAAAGATAATCTTTCAAAAGGGCTCTCAACATTTGCCGTTGAAATGCTTGAACTTAAAAATATTTTTAACAGAGCTACAAGTAATTCTGTTGTTTTAGGGGATGAAATAGCTCATGGAACTGAAACCCTCTCAGCCCTTAGTATTGTAGCAAGTGCAGTAGTGAAACTTGCTAAAAGGAAAATAAATTTTCTTTTTGCCACACATCTTCATCAATTAATGGATTTAGATGAAATTAAATTTCTGCCGAATGTAGTTGCTAAACATCTTGAAGTTCATTTTGACGGAGAAAAACTTATTTATGATAGGAAATTAAAAGATGGAAGTGGAAGTAGTGTATATGGTTTAGAAT encodes the following:
- a CDS encoding MutS-related protein, giving the protein MDINKLLNSKGRLLTEIYFELQKYYDEIYPNAVVLMEVGTFFETYEAEGIGKAREIANVLNIQLTKKNKSIPEIDKKNPLMAGFPNHALDRYLEKLIDENKYTLILIKQKGTPPNVKRYLSEIISPGVNLEYSKTYENYVTSIIIEKYSAYHVGFANIDVNTGKSYIYENYSTKDDPSFALDELFRLLQTYRSNEIILTLKNVDCDEIVNYLELSGKNIIINRARMNINYQNEIFKNVYNINSLLSPIEIMNLEKYPLITEALGILLEFVIAHNNELIKHIQLPVLIEDENFVYLGNNPIKQLEIDKVLKLIDKTKTPMGKRLIKERLYNPIKDEEELNKRYKAVSFMLNRYHEFEELLKNIYDLEKIDRKIKLKRLHPFELNFLVSSLKSCSDIYLKLKKRTTKIDNYLNYIERQFDLEKVNVKLEDIKESFFKDGVDKELDELNNEKKYYVNQLLKLKENIESLGDVKVEINKLEKEGFYLSLTKNRFNLIKDKFLNSFLEIDNKTLFFKDLKIKNLTNSVKITGEIIDEISDKILALENKIIKKTFKLYLKTLNEMNREFDILNNLSNEIAKIDVAVSSAKIAKKFNYFKPKISNKRAVFKDLRHPLIEINQENGIYVPNNIDFNEYDGMLLYGINSSGKSSLMKSVGIALFLAQSGFFVPAEMEYKPVDGIFTRIEAKDNLSKGLSTFAVEMLELKNIFNRATSNSVVLGDEIAHGTETLSALSIVASAVVKLAKRKINFLFATHLHQLMDLDEIKFLPNVVAKHLEVHFDGEKLIYDRKLKDGSGSSVYGLEFAKSIYMDKEFLETAESIRKKLNKEYTEFELLIKKKKSRYNKNLIVTTCAICGKPVDDVHHIIPQENAKDGFVGHIPIHHKYNLIPLCKKHHKMVHEGKIRITGFVTTSKGIELHWEEET